A genomic window from Chaetodon auriga isolate fChaAug3 chromosome 13, fChaAug3.hap1, whole genome shotgun sequence includes:
- the lrrc3 gene encoding leucine-rich repeat-containing protein 3 has product MQDIAGPDMPRKAPVFDGSALLWGLLFGLFVANAPVTACPASCHCIEKSGMTVVQCMSRNLERIPSDLPRDTMVLLLASNHITHIPNHAFKDLHYLQELDLSNNDIETVDVGAFQGVSDSLLVLDLSNNGIQSVPKEAFARLRAKISLSNNPWHCECTLQEVLRELRLDPETVNEVICHTAVQEEYAGKPVIQVLDSGINFCNFHHKTTDVAMFVTMFGWFTMVIAYVIYYVRHNQEDARRHLEYLKSLPSSSQISKDFDTISTVL; this is encoded by the coding sequence ATGCAGGACATTGCAGGGCCTGATATGCCCAGGAAAGCCCCTGTCTTTGATGGCTCTGCCCTCTTATGGGGCTTGCTTTTCGGATTATTCGTGGCAAATGCACCAGTGACAGCTTGTCCCGCGAGTTGTCACTGTATAGAGAAGAGCGGCATGACTGTGGTCCAATGTATGTCTCGCAACTTGGAGAGGATCCCGTCAGATCTTCCACGAGATACCATGGTTCTACTTTTGGCATCTAACCACATCACCCACATCCCCAACCACGCCTTCAAAGACCTGCACTACCTTCAGGAGCTGGACCTGTCTAACAATGACATCGAAACTGTGGACGTGGGGGCTTTTCAAGGTGTTTCCGACAGCCTCCTTGTTCTGGATCTATCAAACAATGGCATCCAAAGTGTCCCCAAAGAGGCATTTGCCCGTCTGCGAGCGAAAATCAGCCTCTCAAACAACCCGTGGCACTGTGAGTGTACGCTGCAGGAGGTCCTGAGGGAGCTGCGGCTGGACCCCGAGACCGTGAATGAAGTGATCTGCCACACAGCGGTGCAGGAGGAATATGCAGGCAAACCGGTAATCCAGGTGCTGGACTCAGGGATCAACTTCTGCAACTTCCACCACAAGACCACCGACGTAGCCATGTTTGTCACCATGTTCGGATGGTTCACCATGGTGATCGCGTACGTCATCTACTACGTGAGACACAATCAGGAGGATGCCAGGAGGCACCtggagtacctcaagtcactgcCCAGCAGCTCTCAGATCAGCAAGGACTTTGACACCATCAGCACCGTTCTTTAG